TGCAACCGTGCACATGTTCTTAAGATGCAACGAAGACAACCATGCTGGGCATTCTAGGGCCAAAATTAATTATGATTTTACAGTAAAGAATATTGTTTCAAAACAGACATTCAAACATTCAATTTGACAACCAAAGGGATCGTGTTTTACATATTGTTAAAAACAGTACAGTTCACAAAACCTCTTTGAAAAGTTCCATGTTAATTCGTAGTTTTACATCAGAATTCTGATGAAGATTGAAGACTACAGCCTAAAAAGCTAAATAAGAAGCTGACAATGGAGAGAAACAAAAGGGAAATAAAACCCAACACAAAGGCCAAAATATTCCCTTCACAGAAGCTATGAAATTAAATGGTGGttgaggagattttttttttgttttttgtttttttttaaacgtgtgTCTGTATTTATGTCCCAGTTGAAAACATGATGTGCACTTGACATTTAAGGACAGGGAGCACAGGAAGATGAGTTGAGGCAACACTACTCATCTGTTTTACCCTCTTCGGTCTTATCACCCTTTCCATCTTCTGTGGCAGCCTgcaaaagaaagatgacatccACGATCTTGGCACTTTGTTTTTCCccaataaaacacaaaacatcactGCGGGTTCAACTTGAGGATACCTCTTCAACTTTGGCCTCCCCATTTTCTGCAGGGTCCTCTTCTTTTTCATCCCGAGGTTCCTCTTTCTTCTGTTCTGTTTTCTCCTTTGCCACCTCCTTCACCTTTTGGTTCTTAGGCGCCTACAAAGTCAGGAATAAAGTAATTAGTAATTATAAAATGTCATATGATTATTGCACATTTACGTACGGTCTTTGTTGGCTCTGGTTTAGTTTCTGTCTCTGGTTTGGTTTCTGTCTCTTTCTGTgaaacacacatacaaacaaggAACGGTCAAATCCACACCAACAGTACAGGATATTAAAGAGAAACATACGGTGATACTCACAGCTAACAATCGGAGAGACTTTCGCTTTGGCTGAAGGAGGACATCACTTGTTAATGACAGAATATACACTTGACAATCATAGTAATTTTCATTAGCATCCTCTTCTTGTGCCGCCATGGGCTGCTTTGAACAGCCGTGCAATACATGTAGAAAGTAGCCAATGTCCCTGTAGTCAAGTGTCAGTTTTAACATAACTATTGTTTTGAGTTGCAGGGACTAACATCTTGGTTTCACTTGTCACATGCCATTAGTCCGAAACAATCCAAATCATAAGGCGCTCGCTCCTTGTCTCCAAATTTTGCTGCACTTTCTTCTCCCACAATGACAAGTGAGTGTACTGACTTGTTTGCTATCATTAGGTGCTTAATGAAGCCTTAAACACACGTTTGCCCGGTGGTGGTTGGCTGAATACAGGTTGCGATATTTCTTGAGATACAGTATTAAGCAGAGCCCACATTTCGAATGTAAATATCGCCGACTATCAGGTTAATCTAATAGTAGCAGCCAAAATGTAACTTGTCCGATGGATCCAAGTTGATTTTAATATTGATAACCAAGAttgttgattatttatttattatagacTGTAGCTTGCAACAGGTGCTGCAACCAGCAGGAGCATTGCCGACTCAGTATCAACTAGTGCGAACCAAAGAACTGAATCAGCTCCTCAGAGGACCTTTATTCTGCTGGCATTGAATATGAATTAAGAACATTCAGCGAGTCTCCCATCCCTTTACAAATATTTAATAAAGAATACAATGTTACAATGCACTTTATTCTGAAATTTCAAACGGACTGGAAATATGACCTCTAATGTATTTTATAGCATTTAAAAAGAGACTCATGTAGATACTAACTTTTGAGTTTTTTTACTTTCAGTATTTTTAACATGGTGAATATTAGTCAGTATGACATGACTACTTTGTTTGTATTCATAAAGAACCATGCATTTCCCAAGTGAATGAATCTATATAGCTAGGTTATGCAAACAGCCATCCCAGTGTGGGCGGAGTTTTAGTTGTGATGGAGAAGAGGGAGCTCACATTTCAGTAATATAGCATCATTGGTAATGCATGTGTGCCAAAAGGGAGGCTACaattccaaatgaaaaaaagctGGGAAATGTTTCATTAGCTGTCTGTAACAGCGTTGCACTGGAAAGCTTTAACTACTAACCTGCGAGCATGCCTCTGCTGCTGGAGCGTCTGTGCTCTGCGTGGAAAGGACGGAGGAAGAAATTATTAAAAGCAGGAACAACAAAAACTCCGAAGCTAAAGTGGGCGTGTGATGCAAAAGGGGGGATGGGCACCtatccctcccctcccctcaagTCATAACGACATTGTGCAATGTTTTCTTAGAGGCAAACGCTCCAGCCTAATTAAACATTCTCTACGGAACAGAAGAAGACGATAGTTCTAAAATGGAACCGAGCACGCACTACATTTAATATACCGTTTCAACCACGCATCCACGGCGATCTATGACATTAAAACCATGCAACGAGAATAAAACGATCCCCAACGTGACTGTACAGGCTTTGCTTATGAAAAAGAGAGGCGTGTCTTTTTAAGGCTGCCATGGCGCTCAGAGAGAAAGGACGACGGTGACGCGCATGCAAGCGATCTTTCTCCACGACGCGCGGTGTACACGTCGAAATGTGAAAATAACCACCATTTGTGAACGTTGCACTCGTTTGTACTTTTTTGGTTCAATCAGCATTAACCCTGCAATTCAAACCGCGTGAATAAGACGTTTTTGAAAAATCTCTCGATACGTTTCCCCCAATGGCAACCTGTGCCTCGACTGACGAAGGTTACACCCCTTTGTCTCCTTGCGGACTCCACTGTTTGTTTGCTAGTTTGAGCATTTCAAAAGCAGCACATTCAGATTGGATTTAAAAACAGACGGCCGCTACTAAGTAAATAGGCGCCACTCGCCGAGGCTCAAGAGATCGACGACGCGGAAATACACGTTATagtaatcatgaaaaaaaaaaagccattcgtACGGAGATGTGGCAATCCATGTTCAAGTGGTCTAGATACAACATACCTTCGTTTTTCCCATTGTTGTCAAGCTTGAAGAGAGCCTTTGTCACTTATAAGTCAGTACACACCACACCTTGAAGGTATTTACCTCCAAAACACTCTGCCTGTAACTTCAAATGAACGTCGAAGGAGTACCACAACTAGCCGAAACGGGATTGGGTCTCCTGTTCAATGTGATTTCAGTCTTAGCCTATCGACGGAGCGAAAAACGTTATATCCCGCCTCCCTCTTGCACTAATTGGTGGAGAGGAGGAGGCAACATATTTTTGAACCATAGCAACTTACCTGTGTGGACAGGAGCACATGCCACTCACTTGTGgatatgtctgtctgtctgtctgtctgtctgtctgtctgtctgtctgtctgtctgtctgtctgtctgtctgtctgtctgtctgtctgtctgtatgtatgtatgtatgtatgtatgtatgtatgtatgtatgtatgtatgtatgtatgtatgtatgtatgtatgtatgtatgtatgtatgtatgtatgt
This genomic window from Syngnathus typhle isolate RoL2023-S1 ecotype Sweden linkage group LG6, RoL_Styp_1.0, whole genome shotgun sequence contains:
- the hmgn1a gene encoding non-histone chromosomal protein HMG-14A-like; the protein is MGKTKSTDAPAAEACSQPKRKSLRLLAKETETKPETETKPEPTKTAPKNQKVKEVAKEKTEQKKEEPRDEKEEDPAENGEAKVEEAATEDGKGDKTEEGKTDE